The following proteins are co-located in the Rippkaea orientalis PCC 8801 genome:
- a CDS encoding LysR family transcriptional regulator, with translation MRIEQLQAFLTIAETGNFGQAARQCGVTQSTISRQIQALEGTLGALLFHRTAQAKLTIAGEKMLPRAKKICQEWETINQEIADLQGGKQPELCVAAIHSVCSHYLPPILQQFCHDYPHVQLRVTALGSDRALKVLRDGLVDVAIVMNNRFLTTSPEMVVEILYSENIEVLMAADHPLTQFNEIPWSELAHYPQVVFKEGYGMQRLVQEWLTTQNISLKIVMELNTLDAFRGIVRQGEIIALLPETALIEARQDRSLAVRPLAKITEDFLTHESPHKMITNLTREVVLVTTSDRLTIPPINHFCQLVQQHPNFVQKVAMNQSLLA, from the coding sequence ATGCGAATTGAGCAGCTACAAGCGTTTTTAACCATCGCAGAGACAGGAAACTTTGGACAAGCAGCCCGACAATGTGGCGTAACCCAGTCTACCATTAGCCGACAAATTCAAGCCCTAGAAGGAACGCTAGGGGCTTTATTGTTCCATCGTACAGCCCAGGCAAAATTAACCATCGCTGGCGAAAAAATGCTGCCGAGGGCTAAGAAAATTTGTCAAGAATGGGAAACCATCAACCAAGAAATTGCAGACTTACAGGGAGGAAAACAACCAGAATTGTGTGTCGCTGCCATTCATTCGGTCTGTTCACACTATTTACCCCCTATTCTACAACAATTTTGCCACGATTATCCCCATGTTCAATTGCGAGTCACGGCCTTAGGAAGCGATCGCGCGTTAAAAGTCTTACGGGATGGGTTGGTAGATGTAGCGATCGTCATGAATAACCGCTTTTTGACCACCAGTCCCGAAATGGTGGTAGAAATACTTTATAGCGAAAACATTGAAGTTTTAATGGCTGCTGATCATCCTCTGACTCAGTTTAACGAAATTCCTTGGTCAGAATTAGCCCACTATCCCCAAGTCGTCTTTAAAGAAGGGTATGGAATGCAGCGACTGGTTCAAGAATGGTTAACGACTCAGAATATTTCTCTTAAAATTGTCATGGAATTGAATACCTTAGATGCTTTTCGGGGGATAGTCCGTCAGGGAGAAATTATTGCCTTATTACCCGAAACTGCCTTAATAGAAGCGCGTCAAGATAGGAGTTTAGCGGTACGTCCTTTAGCCAAAATCACTGAGGATTTTTTAACCCATGAATCCCCTCATAAAATGATTACTAATTTAACCCGTGAGGTGGTTTTAGTAACAACCAGCGATCGCTTAACTATTCCTCCTATTAATCATTTTTGTCAACTGGTTCAACAACATCCTAACTTTGTCCAAAAGGTAGCTATGAATCAATCTCTTTTAGCTTAA
- a CDS encoding universal stress protein encodes MPYKKILVALDDSPLGQQVFEQALALAKQNGANLMLFHTILIDNQTLTPYISLYNEQLAEFSYAMREQLDKEIEKVRHWLDNYAKIAEAQQITAEWDCKIGEPGRWIRDLANSWNADLIVLGRRGLKGISEMFLGSVSNYVVHHANCSVLVIQHPEQ; translated from the coding sequence ATGCCATACAAAAAGATTTTAGTTGCTCTAGATGATTCCCCTCTCGGCCAACAGGTATTTGAACAAGCTTTAGCCTTGGCTAAACAAAATGGAGCCAATTTAATGTTATTCCACACTATCTTGATAGACAATCAAACCTTGACTCCATATATTAGTCTTTATAACGAACAATTAGCTGAATTTTCCTATGCAATGCGAGAACAATTAGACAAAGAAATTGAAAAGGTGCGTCACTGGTTAGACAACTATGCTAAAATAGCAGAAGCTCAACAAATAACAGCAGAATGGGACTGTAAAATTGGAGAGCCTGGACGTTGGATTAGAGACTTAGCTAACAGTTGGAATGCGGATTTAATTGTCTTAGGGAGACGGGGACTTAAAGGCATTAGTGAAATGTTTTTAGGGAGTGTTAGTAATTATGTTGTTCATCATGCTAATTGTTCGGTTTTAGTCATTCAACACCCTGAACAATAA